One Qipengyuania aurantiaca genomic region harbors:
- the ruvB gene encoding Holliday junction branch migration DNA helicase RuvB — translation MTEPVPLHSPSRQPEDPDAALRPKSLAEFVGQKAARENLRVFIEAAKNRGEAMDHVLFFGPPGLGKTTLAQIVSKELGVGFRATSGPVIAKAGDLAALLTNLEPNDVLFIDEIHRLNPVVEEVLYPAMEDRALDIIIGEGPSARSVRIDLPPFTLVGATTRQGLLTTPLRDRFGIPVRLNFYTEDELLKVVTRGAGLLGMGIDEGGAREIARRSRGTPRVAGRLMRRVRDFASVLGEPVVTSKVADEALTRLEVDSLGLDAMDRRYLTMIATTYKGGPVGVETLAAGLSEPRDTVEEVIEPYLIQLGLIARTARGRMLNDGGWNHLGMRPPQASQPPQGGLFEDDA, via the coding sequence ATGACCGAACCCGTCCCCCTCCATTCGCCCTCGCGGCAACCCGAAGACCCGGATGCGGCGCTGCGTCCGAAATCGCTCGCCGAATTCGTCGGGCAGAAGGCGGCGCGCGAGAATTTGCGCGTGTTTATCGAGGCGGCCAAGAATCGCGGCGAGGCGATGGACCATGTGCTGTTCTTCGGTCCTCCGGGCCTCGGCAAGACCACGCTGGCGCAGATCGTTTCCAAGGAGCTGGGCGTCGGCTTTCGCGCGACCAGCGGGCCGGTGATCGCGAAGGCGGGCGACCTCGCCGCGCTGCTCACCAATCTCGAGCCCAACGACGTGCTCTTCATCGACGAGATCCACCGGCTCAATCCGGTGGTCGAGGAAGTGCTTTATCCGGCCATGGAGGATCGCGCGCTCGATATCATTATCGGCGAGGGGCCCTCGGCGCGCAGTGTGCGGATCGACCTGCCGCCTTTCACACTGGTCGGCGCGACCACGCGGCAGGGGCTGCTGACCACGCCCTTGCGCGACCGTTTCGGCATCCCGGTGCGGCTCAATTTCTACACCGAGGACGAACTCTTGAAGGTCGTCACCCGCGGGGCAGGGCTGCTCGGCATGGGTATCGACGAGGGCGGCGCGCGCGAGATTGCTCGCCGTTCGCGCGGCACCCCGCGTGTCGCAGGGCGCCTGATGCGCCGTGTGCGCGACTTCGCATCGGTGCTGGGCGAGCCGGTCGTGACCTCCAAGGTTGCCGACGAGGCGCTGACCCGGCTGGAGGTGGACAGCCTCGGCCTCGATGCGATGGACCGGCGCTACCTCACCATGATTGCCACGACCTACAAGGGCGGGCCGGTCGGCGTCGAAACTCTCGCGGCGGGTCTCAGCGAGCCGCGCGACACGGTGGAGGAAGTGATCGAGCCCTATCTCATCCAGCTGGGCCTGATCGCGCGCACCGCGCGTGGGCGGATGCTCAACGATGGGGGCTGGAACCACCTCGGAATGCGTCCCCCGCAGGCTTCGCAGCCCCCGCAGGGCGGTTTGTTCGAAGACGACGCCTAG
- the ahpC gene encoding alkyl hydroperoxide reductase subunit C, translating to MGIIGSTIKPFNATAFQAGKDFFDVTDEDVKGKWAVFFFYPADFTFVCPTELEDLGEQYNMLQKMDVEVYAVSTDTHFSHKAWHDTSEKIGKLNFPFLGDQNHVLARNFDVLREGAGLADRATFVVDPDGVIQIMEQTCEGVGRNANELARKIKAAQYVRANPGQVCPAAWEEGGDTLAPSLDLVGKI from the coding sequence ATGGGTATCATCGGAAGCACTATCAAGCCGTTCAACGCCACCGCCTTTCAGGCCGGCAAGGACTTTTTCGACGTCACCGACGAAGACGTGAAGGGCAAGTGGGCCGTATTCTTCTTCTATCCGGCCGACTTCACCTTCGTCTGCCCGACCGAACTGGAAGACCTCGGCGAGCAGTACAACATGCTCCAGAAGATGGACGTCGAAGTCTACGCCGTGTCGACCGACACGCACTTCAGCCACAAGGCATGGCACGACACTTCGGAGAAGATCGGCAAGCTGAACTTCCCCTTCCTCGGCGACCAGAACCACGTCCTTGCGCGCAATTTCGACGTGCTGCGTGAAGGCGCCGGCCTTGCCGACCGTGCGACCTTCGTGGTCGACCCGGACGGCGTGATCCAGATCATGGAACAGACCTGCGAAGGCGTCGGCCGCAACGCCAACGAACTCGCCCGCAAGATCAAGGCCGCACAGTACGTCCGCGCCAATCCCGGCCAGGTCTGCCCGGCCGCGTGGGAAGAAGGCGGCGACACGCTGGCTCCCTCGCTCGACCTGGTCGGCAAGATCTAA
- a CDS encoding DsrE family protein, producing MRKTTFLALALLASPAMAQDMSAFATGPVFEEFGPHAVVDGLEPFAADTEFAHSFDVAKAAEDGARNRGFESAARFINMHVANGVAEENIRVAVVVHGPAVLDLLSASGWAARDKEGENGSAAMVRAMLDHGVRFIVCGQSATAQDVGADQLIEGVEMDLSAMTAHAKLQQRSYTVNPF from the coding sequence ATGCGCAAGACTACGTTTTTGGCTCTCGCCCTGTTAGCCAGCCCGGCCATGGCGCAGGACATGAGTGCCTTCGCGACCGGCCCGGTGTTCGAGGAATTCGGCCCCCACGCCGTGGTCGACGGACTGGAGCCCTTCGCCGCCGACACCGAATTCGCGCACAGCTTCGATGTCGCGAAAGCGGCCGAGGATGGCGCGCGCAATCGCGGGTTCGAAAGCGCGGCGCGGTTCATCAACATGCATGTCGCCAATGGCGTGGCGGAAGAGAATATCCGCGTGGCCGTGGTGGTGCATGGGCCCGCGGTCCTGGACTTACTCTCCGCCTCGGGATGGGCGGCGCGCGACAAGGAGGGCGAAAACGGCAGCGCCGCAATGGTCCGCGCCATGCTCGACCACGGCGTGCGCTTCATCGTCTGTGGCCAGAGCGCCACCGCGCAGGACGTTGGCGCCGACCAGCTGATCGAGGGCGTCGAGATGGACCTCTCCGCTATGACTGCCCACGCCAAGCTCCAGCAGCGCAGCTACACGGTGAACCCGTTTTGA
- the ahpF gene encoding alkyl hydroperoxide reductase subunit F, producing MLDANLTQQLKTYLANLREPVELVASLGDDEKSRQTRELLEEIAALHDDVSASFDGTDERKPSFVIRRASDAEKWVRFAGLPMGHEFTSLVLALLWAGGHPPKVDADLLEQVRGLEGDFHFEMYFSLSCHNCPDVVRALTLMALENPRITATLIEGGTYQDEVERRDVMAVPATFLNGEPFYNGKMELAEILAKIDTGADAKAAEKLSAKEPFEVLIVGGGPAGAASGIYTARKGFRTGIAAERFGGQLHDTLGIENLPGTAYTEGPKLAGQLESQIGENEIDLMNLAKAVKLVPAKEEGGLHTVELGNGASLKARSLILATGARWRNLGVPGEAEYRNKGVAYCPHCDGPLFKGKRIAVIGGGNSGVEAAIDLAKIVGHVTLIEYDDKLRADDVLQKKLRSMSNVEIVTSGQTTEITGKDGKVDGLVLKDRTSGDERRIELEGVFVQIGLVPNTEWLEGSGLELTKFGEIVTDEEGRTNLPGVFGAGDVTDVPYKQIVVAMGEGSKAGLSAFDYLIRTEPVEDIAEAA from the coding sequence ATGCTCGATGCGAACCTTACCCAGCAGCTCAAGACCTATCTCGCCAACCTGCGCGAGCCGGTCGAACTCGTCGCCTCGTTGGGCGATGACGAAAAGTCGCGGCAGACGCGCGAACTGCTCGAGGAAATTGCTGCGTTGCATGACGACGTAAGCGCCAGCTTCGACGGCACGGACGAGCGCAAGCCCAGCTTCGTCATCCGCCGCGCGAGCGATGCGGAAAAGTGGGTACGGTTTGCCGGTCTGCCGATGGGGCATGAATTCACTTCTCTGGTCCTCGCCCTGCTGTGGGCAGGCGGCCACCCGCCGAAGGTCGACGCCGACCTCCTCGAACAGGTTCGCGGGCTGGAAGGCGATTTCCATTTCGAAATGTATTTCTCGCTCTCCTGCCACAACTGCCCCGACGTGGTGCGGGCGCTGACGCTTATGGCGCTGGAAAACCCGCGCATCACCGCGACGCTGATCGAAGGCGGCACCTATCAGGACGAGGTCGAGCGCCGCGACGTGATGGCCGTCCCCGCCACGTTCCTGAACGGCGAGCCCTTCTACAACGGCAAGATGGAACTGGCCGAAATCCTCGCGAAGATCGACACCGGCGCCGACGCCAAGGCTGCCGAGAAACTGTCGGCCAAGGAACCGTTCGAAGTGCTGATCGTGGGTGGCGGACCGGCCGGCGCGGCGTCCGGCATCTACACTGCGCGCAAGGGCTTTCGCACCGGCATCGCGGCCGAACGCTTCGGCGGCCAGCTGCACGACACGCTCGGCATCGAGAACCTGCCCGGCACCGCCTATACCGAAGGCCCGAAGCTGGCCGGCCAGCTGGAGAGCCAGATCGGCGAGAACGAAATCGACCTGATGAACCTCGCCAAGGCCGTGAAGCTCGTGCCCGCGAAGGAAGAAGGCGGCCTGCACACGGTCGAGCTGGGCAATGGCGCAAGCCTCAAGGCCCGCAGCCTCATTCTTGCGACCGGCGCACGCTGGCGCAATCTCGGCGTTCCGGGCGAAGCGGAATATCGCAACAAGGGCGTCGCCTATTGCCCGCACTGCGACGGACCACTTTTCAAGGGCAAGCGCATCGCGGTGATCGGCGGCGGCAATTCGGGCGTCGAAGCTGCAATCGACCTTGCCAAGATCGTCGGCCATGTGACGCTGATCGAATATGACGACAAGCTTCGCGCCGACGACGTGCTCCAGAAAAAGCTGCGGAGCATGAGCAATGTCGAGATCGTCACCAGCGGCCAGACCACCGAAATCACGGGCAAGGACGGCAAGGTCGACGGCCTCGTCCTGAAGGACCGCACATCGGGCGATGAGCGCCGCATCGAGCTGGAAGGCGTGTTCGTCCAGATCGGTCTCGTGCCCAACACCGAATGGCTCGAGGGCAGCGGTCTCGAACTGACGAAGTTCGGCGAGATCGTCACCGACGAGGAAGGCCGCACCAACCTGCCTGGTGTCTTCGGAGCGGGCGACGTGACCGACGTGCCCTACAAGCAGATCGTTGTGGCGATGGGCGAAGGCTCCAAGGCCGGCCTCTCCGCCTTCGATTACCTGATCCGCACCGAACCGGTCGAGGATATCGCCGAGGCGGCCTGA
- the ruvA gene encoding Holliday junction branch migration protein RuvA, which produces MIAKLKGLLDETGVDWAVIDVSGVGYLVHCSTKTLAALGEKGEGCTVYTDLQVSENDMRLLGFAEAAERDWFRLLTQVQGVGSKVALAILSALSIGEVQQACSNGDAATVARAQGVGPKLAGRIVNELKDKAGALPGGGAAGGVVPATPAGGTSADAVSALENLGFKPAVAARAVAAAQGELGEGASEGDLIRVALKRAAG; this is translated from the coding sequence ATGATTGCGAAGCTTAAGGGCCTGCTCGACGAAACCGGCGTGGACTGGGCGGTGATCGATGTGTCCGGCGTCGGCTATCTCGTCCATTGCTCGACCAAGACACTCGCCGCGCTGGGAGAGAAGGGCGAGGGCTGCACCGTCTACACCGACCTGCAGGTTTCCGAGAACGACATGCGCCTGCTAGGCTTCGCCGAAGCTGCCGAGCGCGACTGGTTCCGCCTGCTCACGCAGGTGCAGGGCGTGGGCAGCAAGGTCGCGCTGGCGATCCTCTCCGCGCTTTCGATCGGCGAGGTGCAGCAGGCCTGCTCCAACGGCGATGCCGCCACCGTGGCCCGCGCGCAGGGCGTCGGGCCGAAGCTGGCCGGACGCATCGTCAACGAGTTGAAGGACAAGGCGGGCGCGCTTCCGGGCGGCGGCGCAGCGGGCGGCGTAGTTCCCGCGACGCCTGCGGGCGGCACCAGCGCCGATGCCGTGAGCGCGCTCGAGAACCTCGGCTTCAAGCCCGCCGTTGCCGCGCGCGCGGTTGCGGCGGCGCAAGGCGAACTGGGCGAAGGCGCGAGCGAGGGCGACCTCATCCGCGTCGCGTTGAAGAGGGCCGCTGGCTGA
- the aroC gene encoding chorismate synthase, translating into MSWNTFGRVLRFTTWGESHGPAIGAVVDGCPPGIALAEDDIQPFLDARKPGQNKFTTQRKEPDEVRILSGVFEGKTTGTSLSLLIENTDQRSKDYSEIANTYRPGHADYAYDAKYGFRDYRGGGRSSARETAMRVAAGAVARKVIPEVEILAYVSEIGGDRIAPENFDREEIVRNPFWCPDAEAAKRWEALVDEARKAGSSLGAVVECVATGVPAGWGAPVYAKLDSDLAAGMMSINAVKGVEIGDGFDAARLTGEQNADAMSPGENGPEFAANHAGGIAGGISTGQPVVCRVAFKPTSSILTPVASVDREGKATEVRTKGRHDPCVGIRGTPVVEAMMALVLADHKLLHRAQCG; encoded by the coding sequence ATGAGCTGGAACACATTCGGACGCGTGCTGCGCTTCACCACCTGGGGGGAAAGCCATGGCCCTGCCATCGGCGCGGTGGTCGACGGGTGCCCTCCGGGGATCGCGCTGGCGGAAGACGATATCCAGCCCTTCCTCGATGCGCGCAAGCCGGGGCAGAACAAGTTCACCACGCAGCGCAAGGAGCCGGACGAGGTCCGCATCCTGTCGGGCGTGTTCGAGGGGAAAACGACCGGCACCTCGCTCTCGCTGCTGATCGAGAACACCGACCAGCGCTCGAAAGACTATTCCGAGATCGCCAACACCTATCGCCCGGGCCACGCCGACTACGCCTACGACGCGAAATACGGCTTTCGCGACTATCGCGGCGGCGGACGGTCGAGCGCGCGGGAGACGGCCATGCGCGTGGCCGCAGGCGCAGTGGCGCGAAAGGTCATCCCGGAGGTCGAAATCCTCGCCTATGTCTCGGAAATCGGCGGCGACCGGATCGCGCCCGAGAATTTCGACCGCGAGGAGATCGTCCGCAACCCCTTCTGGTGCCCCGACGCCGAGGCGGCGAAACGCTGGGAGGCGCTGGTGGACGAGGCGCGCAAGGCCGGCTCATCGCTCGGCGCAGTCGTGGAATGCGTGGCGACGGGCGTTCCGGCCGGATGGGGCGCGCCGGTCTATGCCAAGCTCGACAGCGATCTGGCGGCCGGCATGATGAGCATCAACGCGGTCAAAGGCGTGGAGATCGGCGACGGCTTCGACGCCGCGCGCCTGACCGGCGAACAGAACGCCGACGCCATGTCACCGGGCGAGAATGGCCCCGAGTTTGCCGCCAACCACGCAGGCGGCATCGCGGGCGGCATCTCGACCGGCCAGCCGGTTGTCTGCCGCGTGGCGTTCAAGCCGACCAGTTCGATCCTCACCCCTGTCGCCAGCGTGGACCGCGAAGGCAAGGCAACCGAAGTCCGCACCAAGGGCCGCCACGACCCCTGCGTCGGCATTCGCGGCACGCCCGTTGTCGAGGCCATGATGGCGCTGGTGCTGGCGGACCACAAACTGCTCCACCGGGCGCAATGCGGATGA